One window of Bacillus sp. THAF10 genomic DNA carries:
- a CDS encoding glycosyltransferase family 4 protein has product MKLAFICTEKLPSPAVRGGAIQMMIDGVVPFLSEKYQLTVFSVIDESLPNYEVRDNVEYIRVPQEDYEVHVAEQLRKIRFDMIHVFNRPINIPLYKEASPSSQFILGLHNDMLSEIKVPHDQGREIVSSVERIVTVSNYIKQTVLERFPEADSKLKVVYSGVNLDEYPPVWTKQGQKIRDEYRKKYKIENKKVILFVGRITKNKGTHFLITAFKAIAKRHPDAVLVIAGGKWFSDNGINHYIRYLRNLAEPLGDKVIFTNFIPANEISNIFLMSDIFVCPSQWQEPLARVHYEAFAAGIPVITTNRGGNAEVVSHQETGYVIDEYDQVREFAKGIHYSLNNNEASERWTKNARQLVESNFQFRHVADRLRNVYDELIPEQKELLLFDRMFGN; this is encoded by the coding sequence ATGAAGCTTGCCTTTATATGTACAGAAAAACTCCCTTCGCCGGCTGTGCGGGGTGGGGCGATACAGATGATGATTGATGGCGTGGTACCATTTCTCAGTGAAAAATATCAATTAACCGTTTTTTCTGTAATCGATGAATCCCTTCCTAATTATGAGGTCCGTGATAATGTGGAATACATCCGTGTTCCCCAAGAGGACTATGAAGTACATGTTGCAGAACAACTTCGAAAAATAAGGTTTGACATGATTCATGTGTTTAATCGCCCAATCAATATCCCACTCTATAAAGAAGCTTCTCCGTCAAGCCAATTTATTTTAGGACTTCATAATGATATGCTTTCTGAAATAAAAGTACCGCATGATCAGGGACGGGAAATTGTAAGTTCTGTGGAACGAATTGTGACGGTGAGTAACTATATTAAACAAACTGTGTTAGAGCGGTTTCCTGAAGCTGATTCCAAACTTAAAGTTGTTTATTCCGGTGTCAATTTAGATGAGTATCCGCCAGTGTGGACAAAGCAAGGCCAAAAAATCCGAGATGAATATCGAAAAAAATACAAAATCGAGAACAAGAAGGTTATCTTATTTGTAGGAAGGATAACGAAAAATAAAGGAACTCATTTTCTGATCACCGCCTTTAAAGCTATAGCAAAAAGGCATCCTGACGCAGTCCTTGTGATTGCAGGAGGAAAATGGTTTAGTGATAATGGGATTAATCATTATATTCGCTACTTAAGAAATTTAGCTGAACCTTTAGGAGACAAAGTAATCTTCACGAATTTCATCCCAGCAAATGAAATTTCGAACATTTTTTTAATGAGTGATATTTTTGTATGTCCTTCACAATGGCAAGAACCGTTAGCTCGGGTTCATTATGAGGCATTTGCTGCTGGAATTCCTGTCATTACTACCAATCGAGGAGGAAATGCAGAAGTCGTGTCTCATCAAGAAACGGGGTATGTTATTGATGAGTATGATCAAGTGAGGGAGTTTGCAAAAGGGATTCATTATTCTTTAAATAATAATGAAGCTTCAGAACGATGGACGAAAAATGCTAGACAATTAGTGGAATCGAATTTTCAGTTCCGGCACGTTGCCGATCGATTAAGGAATGTATACGATGAACTAATCCCAGAACAGAAAGAATTATTGCTATTTGATAGAATGTTTGGCAATTGA
- a CDS encoding ThiF family adenylyltransferase — MYKPKYNPIYSFRYISKNLLRLGNSPDKVVEIEDENGSIYMLLSLMDGNREISQIIDQVCLHYPDISEAEIKAAVEEFNNLGFLLHTDQNQHILGPNEQERFKGNVNYMSHFCPPNMDPSHFQKKISNAKITIIGMGAFGCSLLFNLAGLGVRNVRIIDFDTVDLSNLNRQMLFNEQDIGRLKIDAAQDFMSAFYSSMKIETINQKIDQYTLIEPLIEGSDLVILAADQPFLLLQRWVNEACVNKSIPFIAGGINITMGQFNTIIPGESGCIDCMHIHNFKETEDYAVIVHRVLEENFIPPNTATSPNLMMITGIIASEVFKFLTELEKPQSLGKLLRFDFMNYETTKIREWEIQDDCPTCGSLSSEHEVINLFQKEHYIKRDVVPR, encoded by the coding sequence ATGTACAAACCTAAATATAATCCTATTTATTCATTCCGTTATATATCAAAAAATTTATTGAGATTAGGTAATAGCCCTGATAAAGTTGTTGAAATTGAAGACGAAAACGGTTCGATATACATGCTCCTATCGTTAATGGATGGAAATAGAGAAATTTCTCAGATTATAGATCAAGTCTGTTTACACTATCCTGATATTTCAGAAGCGGAAATTAAAGCAGCTGTTGAGGAATTTAATAACCTTGGATTTCTCTTACATACGGATCAAAATCAACACATACTTGGACCAAATGAGCAGGAGAGATTTAAAGGGAACGTTAACTATATGTCTCATTTTTGTCCCCCTAATATGGATCCCTCGCACTTTCAAAAGAAAATTTCAAATGCAAAAATAACAATAATAGGAATGGGAGCATTCGGCTGCAGCCTCCTTTTTAATCTGGCTGGATTGGGTGTCAGGAATGTAAGAATTATTGATTTTGACACAGTGGATTTAAGCAATCTAAATAGACAAATGTTATTTAATGAGCAAGATATCGGAAGGTTGAAAATTGATGCTGCCCAGGATTTTATGAGTGCATTTTATTCCTCCATGAAAATTGAAACAATCAATCAAAAAATTGACCAGTACACGCTTATTGAACCATTGATTGAAGGATCGGATTTAGTCATCTTAGCTGCAGATCAACCTTTCCTTTTATTGCAAAGGTGGGTAAATGAAGCTTGTGTGAATAAGAGTATTCCGTTTATTGCTGGAGGAATCAATATCACCATGGGTCAATTTAACACAATTATACCGGGAGAATCCGGGTGCATAGATTGTATGCATATTCATAATTTTAAGGAGACGGAGGATTACGCAGTCATCGTTCACAGAGTTTTGGAGGAAAACTTTATCCCACCAAATACGGCAACTTCCCCAAATTTAATGATGATAACCGGAATTATAGCTTCAGAGGTGTTCAAATTTCTTACTGAACTTGAAAAACCGCAGTCTTTGGGAAAACTTTTAAGGTTTGATTTTATGAACTACGAAACAACGAAAATAAGGGAATGGGAAATTCAAGATGATTGTCCAACTTGCGGCTCACTTAGTAGTGAACACGAAGTAATCAACCTTTTTCAAAAGGAGCATTACATTAAACGTGATGTGGTTCCAAGATAG
- a CDS encoding PqqD family protein, translated as MELARNSVLKMHNLGKRKENSEETMIGRTDVSNFVVLPNIAIEIIDYFDEGLTIEQIEGIMKEKEIDVDVMDFAHLLLNDLEFVHTVNGKVVNEEVIDNGHFHWITQKQASLFFNKYMSAVYSFFLLAGILLCIMNPSFIPRHTDVFVSTSVTISIITTTAIGWFLLYLHEFGHLLAAKSIGIKSRIGLGHRLVFPVAETDMSNIVLLPHKRRYRALLAGMAWDGALFGIGVILLFINQFFFMMDPTFIAIIRMINLVSILGIAFQFLFYLETDMYYVFTTYFKCNNLIHNTRLFIWSKVRKISEEQRIELENINPKEKKIMKWYIGFYIVGVLWAISIFFIITIPTLLKFISLTIVKMVDYPLISMEFFDGIIFIVLSSIPFVVLFWSWIRTWRNRRRERENRRLASEIT; from the coding sequence ATGGAGCTTGCTAGAAATAGTGTATTAAAAATGCACAACTTAGGAAAAAGAAAGGAAAATTCTGAGGAGACAATGATTGGAAGGACAGATGTCAGTAATTTTGTCGTACTTCCCAATATTGCCATTGAAATTATAGATTATTTTGATGAAGGTTTAACAATTGAACAAATTGAAGGAATCATGAAGGAAAAAGAAATAGATGTGGATGTCATGGATTTTGCCCATCTATTATTGAATGATCTCGAATTTGTTCATACTGTTAATGGTAAAGTTGTGAATGAGGAAGTAATAGACAATGGTCACTTTCATTGGATTACCCAAAAACAAGCAAGTCTTTTTTTTAATAAGTACATGTCTGCTGTATACTCATTTTTCTTATTGGCCGGTATTTTGTTGTGTATAATGAATCCTTCCTTTATACCTAGACATACAGACGTTTTTGTATCTACATCAGTTACAATATCTATAATTACGACTACAGCCATTGGATGGTTTTTGTTATATTTACATGAATTTGGTCATCTGTTAGCAGCAAAATCAATAGGAATAAAAAGCCGAATTGGTCTTGGACATCGCCTTGTGTTTCCTGTTGCAGAGACAGATATGTCCAATATTGTGCTTCTTCCCCACAAAAGAAGATATCGTGCCCTATTGGCAGGAATGGCATGGGACGGAGCCCTTTTTGGAATAGGAGTTATTCTGTTATTTATTAATCAATTTTTTTTCATGATGGACCCTACTTTTATTGCAATTATTCGCATGATTAACCTCGTGTCAATTTTAGGTATAGCCTTTCAATTTTTATTCTACCTAGAGACGGATATGTATTATGTTTTCACAACGTACTTTAAATGTAATAACCTAATCCACAATACAAGGTTGTTTATTTGGAGTAAGGTCCGTAAGATTTCGGAAGAACAAAGAATTGAACTTGAAAATATTAACCCTAAGGAAAAGAAGATTATGAAGTGGTATATAGGTTTTTATATAGTAGGTGTCCTCTGGGCTATAAGTATTTTCTTTATTATAACCATTCCGACACTATTGAAATTTATCTCTCTTACTATTGTGAAAATGGTCGACTATCCTCTGATATCAATGGAATTTTTTGATGGGATCATATTTATCGTCCTGTCATCCATTCCATTTGTAGTATTGTTCTGGTCATGGATCAGAACGTGGAGAAATAGAAGAAGAGAAAGAGAAAATCGACGCTTGGCTTCAGAAATTACATGA
- a CDS encoding CotS family spore coat protein: MNSLGELIMPWDDADETLGEFYVPPYIEEMADDVITQYDFTVSSRKVITTKADKGGLIWKIETNKGPKSLKILHRRPTRSLFSIGAQEYLVNEKKARVPAIVKTKTGSNVVEFGGKIWFVAEWIEPLAPVSADIEGAKLLSNAIGEFHQLSKGYVPPKGAENASRLYRWPKTYQKVIKKMTWFKDIATLYSEMPASKTILNTVDMFDEQAKNALAKLMESPYQQLAAKGNQEWGLVHQDYGWSNGQMGPGGMWIIDLDGVAYDIPIRDLRKLIGGSMDDLGKWDLDWIVPMLDAYDEANPITDELFEVLLVDFSLPNLFYKNVKDILFDPTTALSSELDGVVNRIVEIEQTKGPVLEQLRKEWRGGKRK; this comes from the coding sequence ATGAATAGCTTGGGAGAACTCATAATGCCTTGGGATGATGCTGATGAAACCTTAGGTGAATTTTATGTACCGCCATATATAGAAGAAATGGCAGATGACGTAATTACGCAATATGATTTCACCGTGAGTAGTAGGAAAGTTATTACCACAAAGGCAGATAAAGGCGGACTTATCTGGAAAATCGAAACGAATAAAGGGCCAAAAAGCTTAAAGATACTCCATCGTAGACCGACACGGAGTTTGTTTAGTATAGGGGCACAGGAATATTTAGTGAATGAAAAAAAGGCTCGAGTACCTGCCATAGTTAAGACAAAAACAGGTAGCAATGTCGTGGAATTTGGAGGTAAAATTTGGTTTGTTGCAGAATGGATTGAACCTCTCGCTCCAGTATCTGCAGACATTGAAGGGGCAAAGTTATTGAGCAATGCCATTGGAGAATTCCATCAACTTTCAAAAGGATATGTTCCCCCTAAGGGAGCAGAAAATGCTTCAAGACTTTACCGTTGGCCAAAAACGTATCAAAAAGTAATAAAAAAAATGACCTGGTTTAAAGATATTGCCACATTATATTCGGAAATGCCTGCTAGTAAAACCATTTTGAATACAGTTGACATGTTTGATGAACAGGCTAAAAATGCTCTCGCAAAATTGATGGAATCACCTTATCAACAGCTAGCAGCAAAGGGAAATCAAGAATGGGGATTGGTTCACCAAGATTACGGATGGTCCAATGGCCAAATGGGACCGGGTGGAATGTGGATTATTGACCTTGATGGAGTGGCGTATGATATACCAATTCGAGATTTACGGAAATTAATCGGTGGATCAATGGATGATCTCGGTAAATGGGATTTAGATTGGATTGTTCCTATGCTTGATGCATACGATGAGGCAAACCCGATTACAGACGAATTATTCGAAGTTCTATTAGTCGATTTTTCACTTCCAAACCTTTTTTACAAAAATGTAAAAGATATATTATTTGATCCTACCACCGCTTTAAGTAGCGAATTGGATGGTGTAGTCAATAGAATTGTAGAAATCGAACAAACTAAGGGGCCCGTCCTTGAACAGCTACGCAAAGAATGGAGAGGGGGAAAAAGAAAATGA
- a CDS encoding acetate uptake transporter family protein, producing MNEQQNFRSVKVVTADPSALGLFGLAMVTLVASSQKLGLTEGTSLILPWAIFLGGLAQLIAAILDSKHNNVFGTTAFGAFGLFWFGVGTTWLIQAGAFGERLQAMADPKQLGVAFIGYLIFSLFMTVGAMGTHKVLFSIFVLIDFLFIGLSLSSFGIMYEFSHMLAAISELLIALLSFYGSAAAVLNLHFGQVVLPVGKPFGVFKKEKENVKIAA from the coding sequence ATGAATGAGCAACAAAATTTTCGTTCGGTTAAAGTGGTAACGGCAGATCCGTCTGCGTTAGGTTTATTTGGGTTAGCGATGGTTACGCTTGTCGCGTCATCGCAAAAATTAGGATTAACAGAAGGAACATCGTTAATCTTGCCATGGGCTATCTTTCTTGGCGGATTGGCACAATTAATTGCTGCTATCTTAGATTCTAAGCATAATAACGTATTTGGTACCACAGCTTTTGGAGCATTTGGATTGTTTTGGTTTGGAGTTGGGACCACCTGGTTGATTCAAGCTGGAGCTTTTGGAGAAAGATTACAAGCCATGGCAGACCCTAAGCAGTTAGGTGTGGCGTTCATTGGTTACCTGATTTTCAGCTTGTTTATGACAGTCGGGGCGATGGGAACTCACAAGGTTCTATTTTCTATATTTGTTCTAATTGATTTTTTATTTATTGGATTGTCATTAAGTTCCTTTGGTATCATGTATGAATTTTCACATATGCTAGCGGCTATCTCTGAATTATTGATAGCATTACTGTCCTTTTATGGTTCGGCAGCTGCTGTTTTAAATCTTCACTTTGGACAGGTAGTCCTACCAGTGGGGAAACCGTTTGGAGTGTTTAAAAAGGAAAAAGAAAATGTAAAAATAGCTGCTTAA
- a CDS encoding glycosyltransferase family 4 protein → MKVLIVSTEKLPVPPVKGGAIQTYISGAVPSLKQKHSITILGRQDDTLPDKETKDGIQYVRVPGGLLETYRDGVVQYIKENTFDLIHIFNRPRLVLPIREVAPHSRIILSMHNDMFKREKISPEEAKEAIGQLDKIITISNYIGEQIVKLFPEAENKVKTIYSGVDLDRFVPVYSSKGRSIRASMRQQHQLGSKKVILFAGRLSANKGADVLLRAMEELSKKHPDIALVLMGSKGFSDNRMSDYIAYIKSIAERLSIPVVTTGFVPPDQIQDWFATADIFVCPSQWEEPLARVHYEAMAAGLPILTTARGGNPEVIEVGKNGYIVETPDDSKEFVTHLSKLLSNPSLCKEMGQYGRQFAEKNHNWNRVISDISEVWSEIEYKIKNKIAINVNDEEIVELDELDELDKLEIPESIPSNEKTKKDTVVKDENEKVEKVPEQRPPRTVAELFNFMFSMNRSFLLSDNEPTLDEDKEAVFVKHENEDKETLPTSVSPDKKEENLTPIEETKSEQPKKKVKKAPKESKPWINKETLIKKEFDHK, encoded by the coding sequence ATGAAAGTACTCATCGTTAGCACGGAAAAGCTCCCCGTTCCTCCAGTCAAAGGAGGCGCAATACAAACCTACATTTCAGGAGCTGTTCCAAGCTTAAAACAAAAGCATTCCATCACGATATTAGGACGGCAAGACGATACCTTACCTGATAAAGAAACAAAAGATGGTATACAGTATGTAAGAGTTCCAGGCGGATTATTAGAAACTTATCGGGACGGGGTGGTCCAATATATCAAGGAAAATACATTTGACCTGATTCATATTTTTAATCGCCCTCGTCTTGTGTTACCCATCCGGGAAGTAGCACCCCATTCAAGAATCATCTTAAGTATGCATAATGACATGTTTAAACGTGAAAAAATTTCGCCTGAGGAAGCCAAGGAAGCCATCGGACAATTAGATAAAATTATTACAATCAGCAATTATATTGGAGAGCAGATTGTTAAGCTATTCCCTGAGGCTGAAAATAAAGTAAAAACGATATATTCTGGTGTTGATTTAGATCGTTTCGTTCCTGTTTATTCAAGTAAAGGAAGAAGTATTAGAGCATCCATGCGTCAACAACACCAGCTAGGATCTAAAAAAGTGATTTTGTTTGCCGGGAGGCTTTCAGCAAACAAAGGGGCAGATGTACTCCTTAGGGCAATGGAAGAGTTGTCTAAAAAACACCCTGACATCGCTTTAGTTCTAATGGGTAGCAAAGGCTTTAGCGATAATCGAATGAGCGATTACATTGCCTATATCAAATCTATCGCTGAAAGGCTTTCTATACCTGTGGTCACTACTGGATTCGTTCCACCAGACCAAATTCAAGACTGGTTTGCAACAGCAGACATATTTGTATGTCCATCACAGTGGGAAGAACCACTAGCCCGAGTTCACTATGAAGCAATGGCAGCAGGGTTACCGATTCTAACAACCGCTCGAGGAGGAAACCCTGAAGTTATTGAAGTTGGGAAAAATGGATACATTGTTGAAACACCGGATGATTCAAAAGAATTTGTCACCCACCTCTCTAAGTTGCTATCGAATCCTTCCCTCTGTAAAGAAATGGGGCAATATGGCCGACAATTCGCTGAAAAGAATCACAATTGGAACCGAGTCATCAGCGATATTTCTGAGGTTTGGAGTGAAATTGAGTACAAAATTAAGAATAAGATTGCTATCAATGTAAACGACGAGGAGATAGTGGAGCTAGATGAGCTAGATGAGCTAGATAAACTAGAGATACCAGAATCAATTCCTTCTAATGAAAAAACGAAAAAAGATACAGTTGTCAAAGATGAGAACGAAAAGGTTGAAAAAGTACCGGAACAAAGACCACCTAGAACCGTTGCGGAATTATTTAATTTTATGTTTAGCATGAACAGAAGCTTTCTTTTATCGGACAACGAACCAACATTAGATGAAGATAAAGAAGCGGTTTTTGTGAAACATGAGAACGAAGACAAAGAAACGTTACCTACATCTGTATCTCCTGATAAAAAAGAAGAAAATCTCACTCCTATTGAAGAAACCAAGTCAGAACAGCCAAAGAAAAAAGTGAAAAAAGCACCTAAAGAGTCCAAACCTTGGATAAATAAAGAAACGCTTATAAAAAAAGAATTCGATCATAAGTAA
- a CDS encoding NAD-dependent epimerase/dehydratase family protein → MRIIVTGAAGFIGSHLCERLLKEEKNVVIGIDGLIDPALKAIKLRNIKELLNHPRFQFLNENLLDLDWSKVLGKDDSIFHLAAVPGVRSSWGSNFSLYVENNILVTQRLLEACKTIPIKKLIYASTSSVYGEKVGKVSENLAPSPLSPYGVTKLTGEYLCQVYRENDGIPLTILRYFTVYGPRQRSDMAFHRFIECMIKKKPIPIIGDGKQTRDFTYIRDCVEGTVSTLHSEHVLGETINIGGKERKSILEVIDLLEEITGQKTKLDFIGKPRGEPRHTWADITKAEKLLHYSPTVTLKEGLQYELKDLLDLYKEV, encoded by the coding sequence ATGAGAATTATTGTGACTGGAGCCGCTGGTTTTATCGGCTCTCATTTATGCGAAAGGTTATTAAAAGAAGAAAAGAATGTTGTTATTGGTATTGATGGCTTAATAGACCCTGCTTTGAAAGCTATAAAGCTGAGAAATATAAAAGAACTTTTGAACCATCCACGTTTTCAATTTTTAAATGAAAATTTACTAGATTTGGATTGGAGTAAAGTTTTAGGTAAAGATGATTCAATCTTTCATTTAGCAGCTGTTCCTGGAGTTCGTTCTAGTTGGGGAAGCAACTTTTCTTTGTATGTAGAAAATAACATTCTTGTCACGCAACGATTGCTTGAAGCGTGTAAGACTATTCCGATCAAGAAGTTAATTTATGCCTCCACATCTTCTGTTTACGGTGAGAAAGTAGGGAAGGTTTCAGAAAATCTTGCCCCATCCCCTCTCTCTCCTTATGGAGTAACGAAACTTACAGGAGAGTATCTATGTCAGGTGTATCGTGAAAATGATGGAATACCGTTGACCATTCTTCGCTATTTTACTGTGTATGGTCCAAGACAGCGCTCTGATATGGCGTTTCACCGCTTTATTGAATGCATGATTAAAAAGAAACCTATTCCAATAATCGGGGATGGAAAACAAACGCGTGATTTCACGTATATCAGGGATTGTGTAGAAGGAACGGTTTCCACCCTGCATTCCGAACATGTTCTTGGGGAAACGATTAACATTGGAGGCAAGGAACGCAAATCTATTTTAGAAGTGATTGATTTACTAGAAGAGATTACTGGTCAAAAAACGAAGCTAGACTTTATTGGAAAACCACGTGGAGAACCAAGGCACACATGGGCTGATATTACAAAAGCGGAAAAGCTATTACATTATTCACCAACTGTGACCTTAAAAGAAGGACTTCAATATGAGTTAAAAGATTTACTAGATTTGTATAAGGAGGTGTAG
- a CDS encoding MBOAT family protein, translating to MSFISIEFLLFFAIIIFTYYLIPHRFRWVLLLVASYVFYAILSVQFIPLLLASTVSTYFSGILIEKQKTKKQKKNTMLVGISVLLLFLGWFKYVNFVNESLRAVADYFHLNYSVPYQDIVLPLAISFYTLQAISYLVDIYHGKQKAERHYGYFSIFFAFFPQLVAGPIERAKKLLPQLKAEQSLDYENLSYGMKRIAWGFFKKTLIADRLAPIVASVFDSPNPTGSEIVLATILFSIQLFADFSALSDIAIGCARMLGIKLTENFKQPHFAVSIADFWNRWHITFSSWLRDYIFFPLCKGKKKRSQIYVAIVITFLVSGIWHGAAWTFVIWGLIHGFYRVFGDYTKHLREEVASFIHLDRNPVFHKWVKITITFLLVCFSRVFYRSDSVTQAFENAKLFLSISSWNPLGIFRAFEIFTLLDLVIFIFFFIVFQLFQYIERKNVSTWKLLSQRSTVVRFAFYIFIILSVLVFGVSGEGFIYGRF from the coding sequence ATGTCTTTCATATCAATTGAGTTTCTCTTATTTTTTGCAATAATCATTTTTACTTATTATTTAATCCCTCATCGTTTCAGATGGGTCCTCTTATTAGTTGCAAGTTACGTTTTCTACGCGATCTTAAGTGTCCAATTTATACCTTTACTACTTGCAAGCACAGTTTCTACTTATTTTTCTGGAATTTTAATTGAAAAACAAAAGACAAAAAAACAGAAGAAAAACACCATGCTCGTTGGTATCTCTGTGCTATTGCTTTTTCTCGGTTGGTTTAAATATGTTAATTTTGTAAATGAATCGCTTCGAGCGGTTGCAGACTATTTTCATTTGAATTATTCCGTACCATACCAAGATATTGTATTGCCATTAGCGATTTCATTTTATACTCTTCAGGCAATAAGTTACCTTGTGGATATCTACCATGGAAAGCAAAAAGCAGAAAGGCATTACGGTTATTTTTCGATATTTTTTGCATTTTTTCCACAATTGGTTGCAGGGCCGATTGAACGTGCTAAGAAACTCCTTCCACAATTGAAAGCGGAACAAAGTTTAGATTATGAGAATTTAAGCTATGGGATGAAGCGAATTGCATGGGGTTTTTTTAAGAAGACATTGATTGCAGATCGACTAGCTCCTATTGTAGCTAGTGTTTTTGATAGTCCTAACCCAACTGGTTCAGAAATCGTACTAGCGACTATTCTATTTTCGATTCAATTGTTCGCTGATTTTTCAGCGTTGAGTGACATTGCCATCGGTTGTGCTAGAATGCTTGGGATAAAATTGACAGAAAACTTTAAACAACCGCACTTTGCAGTTTCAATAGCGGACTTTTGGAATAGATGGCATATTACGTTCTCTTCATGGTTAAGGGACTATATCTTTTTCCCATTATGTAAGGGTAAAAAGAAAAGAAGTCAAATTTATGTAGCAATCGTGATTACTTTTTTAGTAAGCGGAATTTGGCACGGTGCTGCTTGGACTTTTGTTATATGGGGTCTAATTCATGGGTTTTATCGAGTGTTTGGAGATTATACAAAACATTTGCGTGAAGAAGTAGCTTCCTTTATTCATTTGGATAGAAATCCAGTGTTCCATAAATGGGTGAAAATTACAATAACCTTCCTACTGGTTTGCTTTTCCAGAGTTTTTTATCGTTCAGATTCTGTCACACAAGCTTTTGAAAATGCAAAACTTTTCTTATCCATTAGCTCTTGGAATCCATTGGGGATTTTTAGAGCGTTTGAAATATTCACTCTCCTAGATTTGGTTATTTTTATCTTTTTCTTTATTGTTTTTCAACTATTTCAGTATATTGAAAGAAAAAATGTTTCAACATGGAAATTGCTATCGCAGCGCTCGACAGTTGTTAGATTTGCATTTTATATTTTTATCATTCTATCAGTCCTTGTTTTCGGCGTTTCTGGTGAAGGGTTTATTTATGGCAGATTTTAA
- a CDS encoding CotH kinase family protein encodes MQLNGIPTIKLLIEPNLLESLENNIWQEEPIPSKMIVNNHTYDIGLTYRGNHTRKFSKKSYRINFAELNKEFEGREIHLNAEYCDPSLIRNKLSFDFFKKMGSIAPDCKHVFIEVNEVPAGIYLQLESVDDLFLKKRQLSEGPIYYATNHQTNFSLLTTKGKLKDSLISGYLRKLGNKEDDLDLERFIANVNSIPRIDFGKEIVKYLDVNKYLHWLSGAICTQNYDGFIQNYAFYRNGQTGLYEMIPWDYDATFGRNWNGKVMRYDKVSIEGFNTLTARVLDVKEFRHQYRFILEEILKTHFTTSELEPLINSLHSKLRPYLAKDPYKKDTLELFDNEPNFIRNFIFDRNQYLRDHLHDLI; translated from the coding sequence ATGCAATTAAATGGAATACCTACAATAAAACTTTTGATAGAACCTAATTTACTAGAATCCTTAGAAAATAATATTTGGCAGGAAGAACCCATTCCTTCCAAAATGATAGTAAACAATCATACTTATGACATAGGTTTGACTTATCGTGGAAATCACACGAGGAAGTTTAGCAAAAAATCGTATAGAATCAACTTTGCAGAATTAAATAAAGAATTTGAAGGGCGAGAAATTCATCTTAATGCTGAATACTGTGATCCATCCCTCATTCGAAATAAACTTTCCTTTGATTTTTTTAAAAAAATGGGGAGTATTGCACCTGACTGCAAGCATGTTTTCATTGAGGTGAACGAGGTGCCAGCAGGGATATATTTGCAGCTGGAATCTGTTGATGACTTATTTTTGAAAAAAAGACAGCTTTCAGAGGGTCCTATCTATTATGCAACGAATCACCAAACTAATTTTTCTTTATTAACCACAAAGGGTAAGCTTAAAGATTCTCTGATCTCAGGATATTTACGTAAATTAGGAAACAAAGAAGATGATCTGGATTTAGAGAGGTTTATAGCAAATGTGAATAGCATTCCACGCATTGATTTCGGGAAGGAAATTGTAAAGTACTTAGATGTGAATAAATATTTACATTGGCTTAGCGGGGCAATTTGTACACAGAATTATGATGGATTTATCCAAAATTATGCTTTTTATCGGAATGGCCAAACAGGTTTGTATGAAATGATTCCGTGGGATTACGATGCCACGTTCGGTCGGAATTGGAACGGAAAGGTGATGAGATATGATAAAGTGTCGATTGAAGGCTTTAATACGCTCACTGCAAGAGTTCTTGATGTAAAGGAGTTCCGTCACCAATATCGATTCATTCTAGAAGAAATATTAAAAACCCATTTTACGACTTCCGAATTAGAACCACTCATAAATAGTCTCCACAGCAAACTTCGTCCCTACCTAGCAAAGGATCCCTATAAAAAAGATACACTCGAGTTGTTTGATAATGAACCAAATTTCATTAGGAATTTTATTTTTGATCGTAATCAATATCTTCGTGATCATCTTCATGATCTGATTTAG